Proteins co-encoded in one Pirellulales bacterium genomic window:
- the ilvN gene encoding acetolactate synthase small subunit codes for MRHVLSAVVQNVPGVLAHISGMLASRGYNIDSLAVGETEDPHFSRMTFVVVGDDSVLEQVRKQLEKIVTVVRVLDVSSQDFVERDLMLIKVSSANGGMRSEIKELVEVFRGRILDVCPEEMMIEISGPERKIEAFIELMRPFGIKELVRTGRIAMVRGARKTAELASDSK; via the coding sequence ATGCGTCATGTGTTGTCCGCCGTGGTCCAGAACGTGCCGGGAGTGCTTGCGCACATTTCGGGCATGCTCGCCTCGCGCGGCTACAACATCGATAGCCTGGCCGTCGGCGAGACGGAAGACCCGCACTTTTCGCGGATGACCTTCGTCGTCGTCGGCGACGATAGCGTGCTGGAGCAAGTCCGCAAACAGCTCGAAAAGATCGTCACCGTGGTCCGCGTGCTGGACGTCAGCTCGCAAGACTTCGTCGAACGCGACCTGATGCTGATCAAGGTGTCGTCCGCCAACGGCGGCATGCGCAGCGAGATCAAGGAGTTGGTCGAGGTCTTCCGCGGCCGCATCCTCGACGTTTGTCCCGAAGAAATGATGATCGAGATCTCCGGACCGGAACGCAAGATCGAGGCATTCATCGAACTGATGCGGCCCTTCGGCATCAAGGAGCTCGTCCGCACCGGCCGCATCGCCATGGTCCGCGGGGCACGCAAGACGGCCGAATTAGCCAGCGATTCAAAGTAG
- a CDS encoding DUF5615 family PIN-like protein, with protein MTGILADVNIQGHVDFLVDLLTSDAWVEFWEALGIRYATFDDVGLDAESADAEVWQACQDKGYVLVTSNRNQKGPDSLGSGGVE; from the coding sequence GTGACGGGCATCCTTGCTGACGTGAACATTCAAGGGCACGTCGACTTCCTCGTGGATTTGCTCACCTCCGACGCCTGGGTTGAGTTCTGGGAGGCGCTCGGCATCCGTTACGCAACTTTCGACGACGTCGGTCTCGATGCTGAGTCTGCCGACGCCGAAGTCTGGCAAGCATGTCAGGACAAGGGTTATGTGCTCGTCACCAGCAACCGAAACCAAAAAGGGCCGGACTCGCTGGGATCTGGCGGCGTTGAATGA